In one window of Micromonospora cathayae DNA:
- a CDS encoding argininosuccinate lyase, with product MSTPPLTTYQRHHLRPTYDHHVGYLFPAMVRASQAHVVMLTEQGLIPADRGARLLRGLAELRADHAPAPAFDGTFEDTYYLLEKRLAEACGIPAAELDVQLARSRNDLDAGVFRMLLRDQLLGVLDRVLATAATTLDAAHRYADVVITGYTHRRPAQPTTIGHALAGYAEALAGEAVAYADLIDQLNVSPLGSCAFAGTDLDIAPARVAELLGFAGLVTNSYEAVAGADHLVRVGTLNAQSLATGARLARTLMDWLSWRWVSTPGDFTQGSSIMPQKRNPVVLEHLVSYAGQAAADAASVLNNVGAAWWEDSNNATTDVQVRLWESNDRTDRFFALLGGFLAEIEPLEPPSAGEIVASGATTTAAADALTRHGVPFRAAHSVVGRLVRGGAPDTWTPETVRAAAAGVADGLTDAAVDDLITAAVRPERVLDRAQVDGPGADAVRAQVTALRTVFDTVAGRLGTVRSRLADADAALDAVAAERAGQDAVADATPDAVADAERAGR from the coding sequence ATGAGCACACCCCCGCTGACCACCTACCAGCGGCACCACCTGCGGCCCACGTACGACCACCACGTCGGGTACCTCTTCCCGGCGATGGTGCGGGCCAGCCAGGCGCACGTGGTGATGCTGACCGAGCAGGGGCTCATCCCCGCCGACCGGGGTGCCCGGTTGCTGCGCGGGCTCGCCGAGCTGCGCGCCGACCACGCGCCCGCGCCGGCCTTCGACGGCACCTTCGAGGACACGTACTACCTGCTGGAGAAGCGGCTCGCGGAGGCCTGCGGCATCCCCGCCGCCGAGCTGGACGTACAGCTGGCCCGCAGTCGCAACGACCTCGACGCCGGGGTGTTCCGGATGCTGCTGCGCGACCAGTTGCTCGGGGTGCTCGACCGGGTGCTCGCCACCGCCGCGACCACCCTGGACGCCGCGCACCGGTACGCCGACGTGGTGATCACCGGCTACACCCACCGGCGGCCCGCCCAGCCGACCACCATCGGGCACGCCCTCGCCGGGTACGCCGAGGCGCTGGCCGGTGAGGCGGTCGCGTACGCCGACCTGATCGACCAGCTCAACGTCTCGCCGTTGGGCTCGTGCGCGTTCGCCGGCACCGACCTGGACATCGCCCCGGCCCGGGTGGCCGAACTGCTCGGCTTCGCCGGCCTGGTCACCAACTCGTACGAGGCGGTGGCCGGCGCCGACCACCTGGTCCGGGTGGGCACCCTCAACGCGCAGTCCCTGGCCACCGGCGCGCGGCTGGCCCGCACCCTGATGGACTGGCTGAGCTGGCGCTGGGTGAGTACACCGGGCGACTTCACCCAGGGCAGCAGCATCATGCCGCAGAAGCGCAACCCGGTGGTGCTGGAGCACCTGGTGTCGTACGCCGGCCAGGCGGCCGCCGACGCCGCCAGCGTGCTGAACAACGTCGGCGCGGCCTGGTGGGAGGACTCCAACAACGCCACCACCGACGTGCAGGTCCGGCTCTGGGAGAGCAACGACCGGACCGACCGGTTCTTCGCCCTGCTCGGTGGCTTCCTCGCCGAGATCGAGCCGCTGGAGCCGCCGTCGGCCGGGGAGATCGTCGCCTCCGGGGCCACCACCACCGCGGCGGCGGACGCGCTGACCCGGCACGGGGTGCCGTTCCGGGCCGCCCACTCGGTGGTGGGCCGGCTGGTTCGGGGCGGCGCACCGGACACCTGGACCCCGGAGACGGTCCGCGCGGCGGCCGCCGGGGTCGCCGACGGCCTCACCGACGCCGCGGTCGACGACCTGATCACCGCCGCGGTACGCCCGGAGCGGGTGCTGGACCGGGCCCAGGTCGACGGCCCCGGCGCGGACGCGGTGCGGGCCCAGGTGACGGCGCTGCGGACCGTCTTCGACACGGTCGCCGGGCGGCTCGGTACGGTCCGGTCCCGGCTCGCCGACGCCGACGCGGCCCTCGACGCGGTCGCCGCCGAGCGGGCGGGCCAGGACGCGGTCGCCGACGCGACCCCGGACGCGGTCGCTGACGCCGAGCGGGCGGGCCGGTGA
- a CDS encoding amidohydrolase family protein — protein sequence MTVDRGLDVVDFHLHFRIGADETIRACEDAAGMHPGGEHERAVRAAGSAPYAQRWRRAWAFPDPEPSAPRWQDEADRWAEELRRVHVRRAVFVTGGGNDTLADVVDRHPDLLLGLAHHDPYAPDAAAELERAVTERGLRGLKLFAPLLRGPLDHTDLDPLWGTAQRLGVPVLIHIGHYGSAGGLSHGRYGGPDELARMARRFPELAVVVPHFGVQHVQDLLFAAWGCPNIHVDTSGSNQWVRWMPYRLTLEDLFRRCYETIGPHRIVYGSDSSWFPRGYVTRYLDDQLRICHELGLPDDHLRAIFAGNAERLLGLPG from the coding sequence GTGACCGTCGACCGGGGACTCGACGTCGTCGACTTCCACCTGCACTTCCGGATCGGGGCCGACGAGACCATCCGGGCCTGCGAGGACGCCGCCGGCATGCACCCCGGCGGGGAACACGAACGGGCCGTCCGGGCCGCCGGCTCCGCACCGTACGCGCAGCGGTGGCGGCGGGCCTGGGCGTTCCCCGACCCGGAACCGTCCGCGCCCCGCTGGCAGGACGAGGCGGACCGGTGGGCCGAGGAGCTGCGTCGGGTGCACGTCCGGCGGGCGGTCTTCGTCACCGGCGGCGGCAACGACACCCTCGCCGACGTGGTCGACCGTCACCCGGACCTGCTGCTCGGTCTCGCCCACCACGACCCGTACGCCCCGGACGCCGCCGCCGAACTGGAGCGGGCCGTCACCGAACGTGGCCTGCGCGGGCTGAAGCTGTTCGCGCCGCTGCTGCGCGGCCCGCTCGACCACACCGACCTGGACCCGCTCTGGGGCACCGCCCAGCGGCTCGGCGTGCCGGTGCTGATCCACATCGGGCACTACGGCAGCGCCGGCGGCCTCTCCCACGGCCGGTACGGCGGCCCGGACGAGCTGGCCCGGATGGCCCGCCGCTTCCCCGAGCTGGCCGTGGTGGTGCCGCACTTCGGCGTCCAGCACGTCCAGGACCTGCTCTTCGCCGCGTGGGGCTGCCCGAACATCCACGTGGACACCTCCGGCTCCAACCAGTGGGTGCGCTGGATGCCGTACCGGCTCACCCTGGAGGACCTGTTCCGCCGCTGCTACGAGACCATCGGCCCGCACCGGATCGTGTACGGCAGCGACTCGTCGTGGTTCCCGCGCGGCTACGTCACCCGCTACCTCGACGACCAGCTCCGGATCTGCCACGAACTGGGCCTGCCCGACGACCACCTGCGCGCGATCTTCGCCGGTAACGCCGAGCGCCTGCTCGGGCTGCCCGGCTGA
- a CDS encoding creatininase family protein: MTTPGPAGPTDRPAGTDRAAATHRPAQTDRAGGTGRVAATNQAAAAWPVGGGLIPATRIPGGELAAVAGAADFAVLPVGAVEWHGPHLPLGTDLILAEGFAAESAVDAPEPGPRGVVFPAVPYAACPGQTRPWPGTVAIRPEIAVGYLADVIEGIVAAGFPRLLIVNGHDANMSTVRAAMEWVSGRRTASLLLVNWFQLVTPAETTELYGPLPSRGHGGAYETSGVLGFDPDAVRLDAVDDLPPKPKLPVTHPYVLVESRPDPWQGWSGHISLADEPIGRRVRELAGTRLRDLVAAWVAADPPAPPTADPLVGDDS; encoded by the coding sequence GTGACGACACCCGGCCCCGCCGGGCCGACGGACCGCCCCGCAGGGACGGACCGTGCTGCGGCGACGCACCGCCCCGCACAGACGGACCGTGCCGGGGGGACGGGTCGCGTCGCGGCGACGAACCAGGCGGCGGCGGCCTGGCCGGTCGGGGGCGGGCTGATCCCGGCCACCCGGATCCCCGGCGGCGAACTGGCCGCCGTGGCCGGGGCCGCCGACTTCGCGGTGCTGCCGGTCGGCGCGGTGGAGTGGCACGGCCCGCACCTGCCGCTCGGCACCGACCTCATCCTCGCCGAGGGCTTCGCGGCCGAGAGCGCGGTGGACGCGCCGGAACCCGGGCCGCGCGGGGTGGTGTTCCCGGCGGTGCCGTACGCGGCCTGTCCGGGGCAGACCCGGCCGTGGCCGGGCACGGTGGCGATCCGGCCGGAGATCGCGGTCGGGTACCTCGCCGACGTGATCGAGGGCATCGTGGCTGCCGGCTTCCCCCGGCTGCTGATCGTCAACGGGCACGACGCCAACATGTCCACCGTCCGGGCCGCGATGGAGTGGGTCTCCGGCCGGCGCACCGCCAGCCTGCTGCTGGTCAACTGGTTCCAACTGGTCACCCCGGCGGAGACCACCGAGCTGTACGGGCCGCTGCCGTCCCGGGGCCACGGCGGCGCGTACGAGACCTCCGGGGTGCTCGGCTTCGACCCGGACGCGGTCCGGCTGGACGCGGTCGACGACCTGCCGCCGAAGCCGAAACTGCCGGTGACCCACCCGTACGTGCTGGTGGAATCCCGCCCCGACCCGTGGCAGGGCTGGTCCGGGCACATCTCGCTGGCCGACGAGCCGATCGGTCGACGGGTCCGGGAGCTGGCCGGGACGCGGCTGCGCGATCTGGTAGCCGCCTGGGTGGCCGCCGACCCGCCGGCCCCACCCACCGCCGACCCGCTGGTGGGGGACGACTCGTGA
- a CDS encoding ABC transporter permease has protein sequence MSTIPATPSAATVPPVTADPTPPRAPRRRLADRFSGGAGSRWFPYVLVFPLALILFGYVVQPMFATFAESVGVNGVANYTAFLSGDGVARSALVTSLIISAASVLLCGVVGVAMAFLLKRFSFPGRRLIEAIILVPAALPPLIGAISFQLLYSETGILPRGLQQLFGTESPVLPFSGIAGVLVVHTFTMYPYFYLATSAALSGMDPSVEEAAYNLGAGRVRVWRTVLLPMLTPALVSASLLVFMTSLASYTAPLLFGVDRTMTMQIYINRTNGDLPMASTYASVLGVVSVLFLLAMRWYEGRRSYRSQSKGVASHRREITNPFGRWAALLASLLATAVLLAPVATIALVAFSADGSWTTEVIPAEYTTANFVTIFSDPDAFQPILNSLQMSLLATVGCIVVGVLIAYVVRRLDFRGRGLLDVAVMLAWALPGTVVAINLISAFSTGNAFSFGQVLIGTFWIMPLAYFVRFLPLVFRSSSAALAQLDPSLEEAARNLGASWWRAFGTVTLRLMLPGVLAGALLAFVHGVGEFVASVLIYTSETAPISVEINNRMYSFEVGTAAAYGMLQVVLIFVVMVVSGRLEGGRRSTREAAKWTA, from the coding sequence GTGAGCACCATCCCCGCCACCCCCAGCGCGGCGACCGTACCGCCGGTCACCGCCGACCCGACGCCGCCGCGCGCCCCGCGCCGCCGGCTCGCCGACCGGTTCTCCGGTGGCGCCGGCTCGCGCTGGTTCCCGTACGTGCTGGTGTTCCCGCTGGCGCTGATCCTGTTCGGGTACGTCGTCCAGCCGATGTTCGCCACCTTCGCCGAGAGCGTCGGCGTGAACGGGGTGGCGAACTACACCGCCTTCCTCAGCGGCGACGGGGTGGCCCGGTCCGCCCTGGTCACCTCGCTGATCATCTCGGCGGCCAGCGTGCTGCTCTGCGGTGTGGTCGGCGTGGCGATGGCGTTCCTGCTCAAGCGGTTCTCCTTCCCCGGCCGCCGGCTGATCGAGGCGATCATCCTGGTGCCGGCGGCGCTGCCGCCGCTGATCGGGGCGATCTCGTTCCAGCTGCTCTACAGCGAGACCGGCATCCTGCCGCGCGGCCTCCAGCAACTGTTCGGCACCGAGAGCCCGGTGCTGCCGTTCAGCGGCATCGCCGGCGTGCTGGTGGTGCACACCTTCACCATGTACCCGTACTTCTACCTGGCCACCTCGGCCGCGCTGAGCGGGATGGACCCGTCGGTGGAGGAGGCGGCGTACAACCTGGGCGCCGGCCGGGTCCGGGTCTGGCGGACCGTGCTGCTGCCGATGCTCACCCCGGCCCTGGTGTCGGCGTCGCTGCTGGTGTTCATGACCTCGCTGGCGTCGTACACCGCCCCGCTGCTGTTCGGGGTGGACCGCACCATGACCATGCAGATCTACATCAACCGCACCAACGGCGACCTGCCGATGGCCTCCACGTACGCCTCGGTGCTGGGTGTGGTGTCGGTGCTGTTCCTGCTCGCCATGCGCTGGTACGAGGGGCGGCGCAGCTACCGCTCGCAGTCCAAGGGCGTGGCCAGCCACCGCCGGGAGATCACCAACCCGTTCGGCCGGTGGGCGGCGCTGCTCGCCTCGCTGCTGGCCACCGCCGTGCTGCTCGCCCCGGTGGCGACCATCGCCCTGGTGGCGTTCTCCGCCGACGGCTCGTGGACCACCGAGGTCATCCCGGCCGAGTACACCACCGCCAACTTCGTGACGATCTTCTCCGACCCGGACGCCTTCCAGCCCATCCTCAACTCGCTCCAGATGAGCCTGCTCGCCACCGTCGGCTGCATCGTGGTCGGCGTGCTGATCGCGTACGTGGTGCGCCGGCTGGACTTCCGGGGCCGGGGCCTGCTGGACGTGGCGGTCATGCTGGCCTGGGCGCTGCCCGGCACGGTGGTCGCGATCAACCTGATCTCGGCGTTCAGCACCGGCAACGCGTTCAGCTTCGGGCAGGTGCTGATCGGCACCTTCTGGATCATGCCGTTGGCGTACTTCGTGCGGTTCCTGCCGCTGGTGTTCCGGTCCAGCTCGGCCGCGCTGGCCCAGCTCGACCCGTCGCTGGAGGAGGCCGCCCGCAACCTCGGCGCGTCCTGGTGGCGGGCGTTCGGCACGGTCACCCTGCGGCTGATGCTGCCCGGTGTGCTGGCCGGCGCGCTGCTGGCCTTCGTGCACGGCGTCGGCGAGTTCGTCGCCTCGGTGCTCATCTACACCTCGGAGACCGCGCCCATCTCGGTGGAGATCAACAACCGGATGTACTCGTTCGAGGTCGGCACCGCCGCCGCGTACGGCATGCTCCAGGTGGTGCTGATCTTCGTGGTGATGGTGGTCTCCGGTCGCCTGGAGGGCGGCCGGCGGTCCACCCGGGAGGCGGCCAAGTGGACGGCGTGA
- a CDS encoding ABC transporter ATP-binding protein, with protein sequence MIDVTLESVSKRFARGGDTAAVDDVDITIAAGEFFTLLGPSGCGKTTTLRMVAGFYFPTSGRIRFGDEDVTRRPPNKRDTGMVFQNYALFPHLSVAQNVGYGLKIRKVGRADARRRIDEALGEVHLSGYGDRRIDELSGGQQQRVALARALVIRPRTLLLDEPLSNLDAKLREETRTEIRRIQQESGTTAIYVTHDQAEAMAMSDRIAVMQSGRVQQIGAPREIYHRPATSFVARFIGRSNVLELPVVTAAGQTVTVRLPDGGEVAVGAPADHGLGTGDTALVSVRPEHITLTSTTEPGALPGRITELEFTGMATNLVVDVAGTPVQVAAVEVPAGAGVGDQVGLRLNRDRMWVVRP encoded by the coding sequence ATGATCGATGTCACGCTGGAGTCGGTGAGCAAGCGCTTCGCGCGCGGTGGCGACACCGCGGCCGTGGACGACGTCGACATCACCATCGCCGCCGGGGAGTTCTTCACCCTGCTCGGCCCGAGCGGCTGCGGCAAGACCACCACGCTGCGCATGGTGGCCGGGTTCTACTTCCCCACCTCCGGGCGGATCCGCTTCGGCGACGAGGACGTCACCCGCCGCCCGCCCAACAAACGGGACACCGGCATGGTGTTCCAGAACTACGCGCTCTTCCCGCACCTGAGCGTCGCGCAGAACGTCGGGTACGGGCTGAAGATCCGCAAGGTCGGCCGGGCCGACGCCCGCCGCCGCATCGACGAGGCCCTCGGCGAGGTGCACCTCTCCGGGTACGGCGACCGGCGCATCGACGAACTCTCCGGCGGCCAGCAGCAGCGGGTCGCGCTGGCCCGCGCCCTGGTCATCCGGCCGCGTACCCTGCTGCTCGACGAGCCGCTGTCCAACCTCGACGCGAAACTGCGCGAGGAGACCCGCACCGAGATCCGCCGGATCCAGCAGGAGAGCGGCACCACCGCCATCTACGTCACCCACGACCAGGCCGAGGCGATGGCCATGTCGGACCGGATCGCGGTCATGCAGTCCGGCCGGGTGCAGCAGATCGGCGCGCCCCGGGAGATCTACCACCGCCCGGCCACCAGCTTCGTGGCCCGGTTCATCGGCCGCAGCAACGTGCTGGAACTGCCGGTGGTCACCGCCGCCGGGCAGACCGTCACGGTCCGGCTGCCCGACGGCGGGGAGGTCGCCGTCGGCGCGCCCGCCGACCACGGGCTGGGCACCGGGGACACCGCCCTGGTGTCGGTCCGCCCCGAGCACATCACGCTGACCAGCACCACCGAGCCGGGCGCGCTGCCCGGCCGGATCACCGAGCTGGAGTTCACCGGCATGGCGACCAACCTGGTGGTGGACGTCGCCGGCACCCCGGTGCAGGTGGCCGCGGTCGAGGTGCCCGCCGGGGCCGGCGTCGGCGACCAGGTCGGGCTGCGGCTCAACCGGGACCGGATGTGGGTGGTGCGTCCGTGA
- a CDS encoding extracellular solute-binding protein — MRRRLLLAGALATVLAAGTACGGGSSGDDAASGGTSVEKLTIYTARDKKVSDYVVEQFTAKYPEYQGKVEILNLGAQEILERVRAEKANPQADVWWGGTQQGLSAGAAEDLLAPIQPAFAGKMDARYKDAQGRWFGEILLPEVIMYNNKALTPEQAPKDWDDLLKPEWKDKIIIRDVAASGTMRSIYSAMIVRQSPDGSNPQPGYDWLKKLDANTGAYAANPADLYLKLSRQQGVLSAWNLQDVLLQANQSNMPFGYVMPASGAPVLVDGLAAVKGGNSEGAQKFLEFLFDDKLRADLAKDYFQIPAVEIAEQPEWLAQLDLKPLNVDWDVIGKNETEWINHWNSQIKNKG; from the coding sequence ATGAGACGTCGCCTGCTCCTCGCCGGAGCCCTCGCCACCGTGCTCGCCGCCGGCACCGCCTGCGGCGGCGGTTCCAGCGGTGACGACGCCGCCAGCGGCGGCACGTCGGTCGAGAAGCTGACCATCTACACCGCCCGCGACAAGAAGGTCTCCGACTACGTGGTGGAGCAGTTCACCGCCAAGTACCCGGAGTACCAGGGCAAGGTCGAGATCCTGAACCTGGGCGCGCAGGAGATCCTGGAGCGGGTCCGGGCGGAGAAGGCCAACCCGCAGGCCGACGTCTGGTGGGGCGGCACCCAGCAGGGGCTGTCCGCCGGTGCCGCCGAGGATCTGCTGGCCCCGATCCAGCCGGCCTTCGCCGGCAAGATGGACGCCCGGTACAAGGACGCCCAGGGCCGCTGGTTCGGGGAGATCCTGCTGCCCGAGGTGATCATGTACAACAACAAGGCGCTCACCCCGGAACAGGCCCCGAAGGACTGGGACGACCTGCTCAAGCCGGAGTGGAAGGACAAGATCATCATCCGGGACGTGGCCGCGTCCGGCACCATGCGGTCCATCTACTCGGCGATGATCGTCCGGCAGTCGCCCGACGGCAGCAACCCGCAGCCCGGGTACGACTGGCTCAAGAAGCTCGACGCCAACACCGGCGCGTACGCGGCCAACCCGGCCGACCTCTACCTGAAGCTCTCCCGCCAGCAGGGCGTGCTCAGCGCCTGGAACCTCCAGGACGTGCTGCTCCAGGCCAACCAGTCGAACATGCCGTTCGGCTACGTGATGCCGGCCTCCGGCGCGCCGGTGCTGGTCGACGGCCTCGCCGCGGTCAAGGGCGGCAACAGCGAGGGCGCGCAGAAGTTCCTCGAGTTCCTCTTCGACGACAAGCTCCGCGCCGACCTCGCCAAGGACTACTTCCAGATCCCGGCCGTGGAGATCGCCGAGCAGCCGGAGTGGCTGGCCCAGCTCGACCTCAAGCCGCTGAACGTCGACTGGGACGTCATCGGCAAGAACGAGACCGAGTGGATCAACCACTGGAACAGCCAGATCAAGAACAAGGGCTGA
- a CDS encoding ROK family protein — MTDVVTPPTSPVSRERSKEIKRLSVISTARQVRVLSRAELTELTGLSPATLTPLVRELIAEGYLIERGPGASRAGRPRAMLEFNPRAELVAAVSLEPSRLSCEIADSDGTVIAHRTVRLSGDIVDTICRSVPELAGDGLPALRGVAIAAPGVSSGGAVRLAPSVGLVEGRPIGESVQRHLGVPVVVDNDVNLMAAGEHAAGAGSDVADLLLLHVADGIGAGLVLDGQVRRGAGGAAGEVGFLPLDPADRGHDGVGPFEARWSENAIAERMVALAPGRRPDAPVAALVELAGTDPRAAGYLDEVLTAWSRLIVSCVCVIDPGRVLLSGAAAQLDDAAVDRLQTLVTTAAPSATEVRRAVLGDRAVLHGAVSYALSAAAAGLPYLISSP; from the coding sequence GTGACTGACGTGGTGACGCCACCAACGAGCCCGGTGAGCCGGGAGCGGTCGAAGGAGATCAAGCGGTTGTCCGTGATCTCCACCGCCCGCCAGGTCCGGGTGCTGTCCCGGGCCGAGCTGACCGAGCTCACCGGGCTGAGCCCGGCCACGCTCACCCCGTTGGTCCGGGAGTTGATCGCCGAGGGGTACCTCATCGAACGGGGGCCGGGGGCGTCCCGTGCCGGCCGCCCCCGGGCGATGCTGGAGTTCAACCCGCGCGCCGAGCTGGTCGCCGCGGTGTCGCTGGAGCCGTCCCGGCTCAGCTGCGAGATCGCCGACAGTGACGGTACCGTGATCGCGCACCGGACGGTCCGGCTCAGCGGCGACATCGTCGACACCATCTGCCGGTCCGTGCCCGAGCTGGCCGGGGACGGACTGCCGGCGCTGCGCGGGGTCGCCATCGCCGCGCCCGGCGTCTCCTCCGGCGGCGCGGTGCGCCTGGCCCCCTCGGTCGGTCTGGTCGAGGGCCGCCCGATAGGGGAGTCCGTGCAGCGGCACCTCGGCGTGCCGGTGGTGGTGGACAACGACGTCAACCTGATGGCCGCCGGTGAACACGCCGCCGGGGCCGGCAGCGACGTCGCCGACCTGCTGCTGCTGCACGTGGCCGACGGCATCGGCGCCGGCCTGGTCCTCGACGGGCAGGTCCGCCGGGGTGCCGGCGGGGCGGCCGGCGAGGTGGGCTTCCTGCCGCTGGACCCGGCCGACCGGGGCCACGACGGGGTCGGCCCGTTCGAGGCCCGCTGGTCGGAGAACGCCATCGCCGAACGGATGGTCGCGCTCGCCCCCGGCCGCCGACCGGACGCCCCGGTGGCCGCCCTGGTCGAGCTGGCCGGCACCGACCCGCGCGCCGCCGGCTACCTGGACGAGGTGCTCACCGCCTGGTCCCGCCTGATCGTCTCCTGCGTCTGCGTCATCGACCCCGGCCGGGTGCTGCTCAGCGGGGCCGCCGCCCAGCTCGACGACGCCGCCGTCGACCGGCTCCAGACGCTGGTCACCACCGCCGCGCCGAGCGCGACCGAGGTACGCCGGGCGGTGCTCGGCGACCGGGCCGTGCTGCACGGCGCGGTCAGCTACGCGCTCTCCGCGGCCGCCGCCGGTCTGCCCTACCTGATCTCCAGTCCCTGA